Genomic window (Ictalurus punctatus breed USDA103 chromosome 16, Coco_2.0, whole genome shotgun sequence):
ATCACTAAAGAGCAAAGCTTAGGACAGAGCGCCAAACCTTTCAACACTCCATACCCTAGCAGAGACACAAGAGTTGAAAATGGATTAGAGAATGTCCAAAACGCAAACTCAAGGCCTTCAAGCTGCTTGCATGCAAATCCAAGCATTAAACCTCAAAGCGCATCGCAAATTCATTCCTACATGCATCCTAAACCCACATCCGCCACAGACTGCACCAAACACcaacctacacaaacacactctctgaCCACTGACACATCCTCAGCCATTTCGCTTTGCACAGCCTTGTACTCCAAACCTTCCATAGCACTTCACTGCTCTCTTCCACATACGGATGCCAAACCACATCGAATATTAAAGAACCAACAATCTAACCCTTCACACACCTCAAACATGAATGTTCATAACAGCACCTCACTTAACCCAGGTCCTGTCACAACCCTGAGTCTTTTAACCCAGTCCAACACCGTTACAATCACTCAAGCATTTATGGAAATGCATACGTACGGTATGGACACCCCtaatacagacacacagagtCGGTCTCTTGCACAATCAGACCGTGCTAAGTCTGCACCTGAGAAACTGGAGGACAAAGTTTGCAAATCATCAGCAACAACTTTGGGCTCTGCTAAATCTCCTTGTAAGGAAGCAACCAAGACTGTGACAGCTACAAAAATAGGTTGCAAATTCGCagcagagacagacagtgagagccGCGTGCAAGCTAACTGTGAACTCCTTGCAACTTCAAAATCACAAACAATACACCAGCAATCCACACCTCAGCATCCTGCCTGTCCTGCAGCCCCCATAAAACCTCATGAACCCAATGCCTTGGGTTCACTCTCATGCCAACCTCCAAGACCTTTTCACACACATCCACTGCATCCAGCAATTAAATTATTAATCGAGGTCACTGGAAACAAAAGGACAGATATAGACTCAAAGGCAAACCCATTTCTACTTTCTTCTTCAATGCCTTCAGACCAGATCCAGAACACGCAACTACACCAAGAATTAGAGACTGCATCACAGACGAGCATTGTTTTACCTGTTAGTGGGCCTGTCTCAAATGGCGGCTATGCCCTCACACACTACCACCCTCCCTCTTTGGTTCTGCTGTCACGCAGTTCCCCCGAGAGCAACAGGAGTCAGGACCTTCAGAAGAGGCTGCAGAGAGTAGAAACCAATCTGCAGGCCAACCAGGAGCGAGTCACGACCCTACTCAACATCATCCAAGACCTGGAGATGAGCCACGCACTCAGCAAAGGGTGAGAGAAAAAGATTTATACGGAGGGCGAGTGAAAGAGTAGAGGTGATTGAATATAATAGTAAGAATTGCTAGTCAAGTCATTTTTTTCTGCAATGTAGTGCACCGTATGATAAAGTTCAGCATTTTCTAACTGCCTCCTGAGAGCAATTAGGAAAAAGATTCAAAGgctgaaaaaaaattgcagcgttttttgcttcatttttcTCCGCTCCATTTCCTGTTGCTTGTCTCTGCAGACGCCGATGTTTCAGAACCGGCCAGGATTTAAGCGATTGCTCCACCTGCCAGGAGACGGCATGCATCATTTACAGGTGAGTGAGAGCTCAAAAGCTGACACGGTTTCCCTGAGGGCAAATGTTTGGCTACTAGCCCTGCAACTCCACACAAACTTATGATACGACAACAAATATGCTCGCCCACTCAACTCTTTTTTACCATCAGGGGTCCTGTGCTGGTGCCAGAGTCAGTCCTGGTTCTGGGCCAGAAGCACCAGCGAGACTTTTTACGAAGCATCCAGCATTTCAACCCTTTTTGAAAGCTGAGTTATTACATAACCTGATGCTGTTATTCAATTCCTGGTGATGCCATCGGTTAAGCAGATGTTTTTGgaaaaatgaaatatacaaGACCTTACCATGTGCAGAACAGAATATGTGAACGGAATTTAGGAAATGTCACTTTGTAGATCATGAGGTGAGAGTTAACATCATGTGTTAGGATCTACTCATCAAGCTGAAGTTGTGGTTATGTTAAATCCTGTAAACATAAAAAATCCAGGGGTAGCCTGGCTTCTTAACAAAATGGGATTCAGTTGTAGCCAGTTCCTACCTGATACCAGAGTTTAGTCTATTGCTCAACAACTACTTTAGGGCCGAAGACTAACATAAAGCTTGAAATTACTGCTAACACAGTTTCCTAGGTAGCTGACCATGCTTGAAGGAGTGTTACATGCATGACACTGTATACATGATCTAACAGACACTCATTATTGGCAAGTGTTGGTCTGATTGGCAGGGGAGAAAGGAAGGCTCTCCCAGTCTCCAGGTCACAGATATACTGGTATGATCAGGATTTTAACCTTTCTGGAGATCCAGATTGGAAGATTTTGACTAATTTTGACAAAGGAAAAGAATCCACAGTGAAAGACATccgtattattatttatcattaagATGTGATCTTCACTGCTATCCAAGATTTCTTTGTTATAAAATTTTGCGTTTTGCCATTCGACTACATGCTGATAGTGGTGCAGTGGGATTTACTGTAGCCCTTGCATCATCTCTACCTATAAAGAGCAATGCAGTGGCACTTTATTCCTTTAATCTGTCCACCTCTCTcacctcatctgtacactccaCACAAACAGATCTGGTTCCAACACTTCAAATTTCAGGTTAATACCATCATCAATGCAATCATGCTAGTCATCTCGTGGATCAATAAATAGCTGAGCTGAGTCTCTGCCATAACTCAGAACAGCTGTGCCCTATAGCTACATTGTATTCTGGGACTTTTAGCCCAACATTTACTCTAATCATTAAACACACcccaaatatttcaatataaatacatttaatgaaTTTCCCATGTCATTGCGTGTCAATGAAACATTCTtctctctatttatctctcactctgtcaGTGTGGAGTATGACTTCCGGCAGCAGGAGCGACGATTCAGGGACGTCTTAGAGCCTCTGGATTCCCCAGTGAGAAAGATCTGGGAGGGGGTTAACATGGACTTGCTCTCCTTTTTCACATTACTAAAACAGAACAATGCACCATCTCAGACCAGCAGTCACATGGAGCCAGGAAGCAAGAGTAAAGTCAAGAAAAAGAAACTCTGCAGGAAGATTTTCAGCTGGTTACCTCGAAAGGTCCAAAGGAAGTAGATCAGTCTTGACATGGtcctttgtctttatttttaaagttgAATAAACAGACTCCATCTGCTATGAGAAGGATTAATAGCAGCATCATAATCCGTCCACTTGAATGAGTCTGGTAGATCCAGAAAAACGGACGGACCATGAGATTTCCGAACAGGAACTGCTGAAGTAAACTTCCATGCTAAATCGTTTAACTGCATACCCTTTCATCCTGTTCTCTAACTTCCTTCATCAAGTAGTGACATCATGTAGGGAACATGGCACTTCTAAAGACCATTCATGCTCGTTTATTAACTTAAGAAGTAGatgaatattaatataacaGTTTCTTTAGGATTGGTTTTGGGGTGTACTGGGATCAGCTATGGAGACCAGATGTGGCCTAGTGACCCTGTGATCCTGTTGTTTACCACTTGCATCTTACTTCAGAACTTCAGAACAATAAACCAGAGGTACAAAAGAGTCAAAAATGCACCCTGGTTATTTTGGGGTCTTGTTTTTGCCAAGTGCTAGCTTCATGCAAGTATGCACTCAGAAGCAACACACCCTGCATAAACACTATTATAGACAGCATAGAGCTTCTGTCTGTCCAAATGCATGTGCCTTTAAACAGGTACACATATAGGGCTCACATTTGCCTGCGTTTTATGAATTTGGAATTTGCATATACAAAAAGCCGAATAGATATGATGGGGatctaaaataatttaaaataaatattaggattatatACTTGGCTCAGGTGGAAAATGTCTTGGCTAGTGTCATGAACAGAAAATTTGAGTTAGTGTTTTTGTTACACCATGAGTTCCTCCATGATGCCGTCTTGTTGAACCTCTTCTGTATACTCCACCCAGCAGTAATAACATTCTCAGCCCAGACTGAGGTACCCTCCAGGTGGTTGGGTGAAACTCAATGCCACCCCCAATGGCTTCTCAAGGAAACTGCAGGGCTCAAAAGGctcaaaatattctgaaacCTTCTGGGGTTTAAGAAAGGGCTTCAGACTGAAACAAAAGTATGCTGGAAGCATTCAGTGAGGCGTGATGCTACGCAACCTGATACGAATACATGTACAGTTATTCTCTCCCTGTTTCTTCCTGAGAATGAGCGAGGTTTTATTGTGGAATGTCTTAAAGCGAGAGTTTGGTCATAAATTAAATGCGCATAATTTAGAATTTCTGAAGCTTGCATATTTAGAGCTTTTTCTCACTTTTAAATCCTTAGCAAAAATTTTGCACATACAATTAACTATAGGCTTGTAAGACAAACATGACACAATCAAACTCTATTAGTCAAGGCATTAGAAAtgactttataccacagcactgttgaattcttcaatctgattttctataacagcagctctgacagttgtgcAGTTGATGCAAACATGCCACATAAACCGAATAAAGATTAAACAGTGTGTAACTCATATGGTAAAGTtgtctgtaaggagacatttatttaccatttatagaaggagtctccagtgtcagcacattGTAATAGTCAGATTTAAAGCCGTTATAACTTTATAtaatagagagaaaaagagaggcgtGTGAGGGAATGATTTTTATGACTGCTATATTGAAAGTGATGAGGAACTAACTTTTATTCATGAACATTCCATGATATTAagcataaatggataaaaagtacaatgtatCGTTCtttaatggattttttaaaattgttaccgttggcaaatcgctgtggtgtaacaagaacaaaacactttagaatttgcttttataggaaaataaaccaaGTCAAGTTgggtttattcattttaaggTGTTAACATGTGATTTCTCTTTAATACAATTTGACCCCAGTCGTGTTCCGTATTGCTCACACAATTTGACCTCAATGGCTTTCCATAGAGGGCAGCATAGCGACTCCTGGGCAAGAAAAATGTTCAGCCAGTAAAACAGCCTGGAAACACTTCTACCATGGATAAAAAAGAGAAGTGACTGGAATAAATATGGAATAAACCAAAATGATGTAgcgagtgtgtgtttcagtcgGTCCATGATTGTGCACTATTGGCTGGCcctgttttgatgatgtcatctgGTTGAGTCCTTCAGTATATTCAACATTACAGGTCTGAAGTATTCTGAGGTGGTTGACTGAGACTCGGTACTGTCCCTGGTGGCTACTCAGAGGGAGTGCAGGCTCAAAGGTCCAGAACAATCTGAGGCCTTGTGCAAAGGcttcagagagaaaaaaaaatgcactaaaTTTATATGAACGTATCAATTCCATACACCTCTGTACATCTATCtctgcacccccccccccccccccccaaccccctctctctcacttgcactacacacacatctatTCAAACCCGATGCACACCCTAGTAACCTTCTGATGAATAAGCTAGCACCAACAGCAGTGTGCTATTTTGGAACGGTTTCCGTCTTAACTTAGatctggagagaaaaaaaacccaaacagagCGGCTCAGTGGCTGTAATCTCGCAGGAGCTGGAAATGTCAAGAGCTTTGTTCAGTCACACTGCAGGCTTTATGATGAAGAACAAACACAGCTCACAGCCTACAGGAGAGACAGTAGCAAGCTAATAATGAGTACAGGGAAGGAAGAGTTAGCCGAGACTGGATACTTCTCTTTAGATGTCAAACTgaattattctttttattattattattgccacAAACAGAAGTCTGCAGCAGTGGGACAGATCGTCAGTTCTTCTTCAATAAATGCTAAATGTTTTCCTATCCTGTTTGTTGGTATGTGTGAGAGTAAGGAGCAGATCAGTGAAGTGTGAGACAATTATaggatcgtgtgtgtgtgtgtgtgtgtgtgtgtgtatgtgtgggcgTATTTATCTATCCAAGCAACACTTCTCTCcttctatctctgtctgtgtttctctttcatacacacacgGTCTCACACAATCTGTTTCtttagatctctctctctctctctctctctctctctctctctctctctctctcactcactcacacacacacacacacacacacacacatactataaaCTGTGGTGCACATATGATGAAGCTGATGGAGTTACTTACTCatagctgctgttgtagaaaattaataaacatcCTTGCAGCCAATCGGAATCCAGATTTCAACAATTCAGTATGATATTATGGTATACACTCCACATATTGTGCTTATTTtggattattgattgatttgacTGAAAAAGGCACTTTTCTGCTTTTAAGCACAACCTAAACGTCCCCACTCTGTTCATGCAGTGTCACTTTCATTCCAATCATCCCAGAGACATTAGATTCCTAtaagactacacacacacacacacacacacacacacacacacacacacccttgcattttctttctctccctcattgtctctgtgtctgtaaaTGGAATCACTTCTGTTTGTTTGAGAGGCTCTTCAGTGACTCGATGTGTTTCGGAGATGCACTGTGCTCCCTCCCCAGCAGGACAGAGTGGGCGGAGCGGAGACATGAGGACACACACTACTTCCCTCCATCTTTCCCTGACAAGCACGCAGCTCCTGTCTCCGCGGGGTGCCGTCCTCCTGAACGCAGGCTCTGGGGCTCACAGCAACATCTGTGTGCCGAGACGGAAAGTCTGCATTCACCACGATGAAAATGCAATGAGACAGAGTGCAACAGAgggatggacacacacacacacacacacacacacacacacacacaaatatatacatatagggACATTAAAAATGGATTTTATTCTAACTGAAGCCAAATAAGTGTGAGGAAagtgatatttatatattgttgttgttgatctTTTGAATTTCTTTCCATATGAAAAAATTTGGATTAGCACCAGCGTAACATCCAGAGAAATAACCTTTCATAATGTTGTATATAATCTACAGACTACTGCCAGTCGAATGATTTCTGCTCCTATATACTGTAAAGAATTTCTATAGTGTCTATGTTTTACAGAGTGAATCTATACTACTATTAGTAGTATgaaactactactattattattattattattattattattattattattattattattattattattattattttcgttgtaggtttttatttgtttgggaattttttatttttttaacatctaACCCTTATTGCTTAATCTGGGATTGCACTGATACgcttgttgtttgttgttttgttaaccacacacacacacacacacacacacacacacacacacacacacacacacacaaacacacacaggtgaacccattcattcattaccCGCTCATTCTCCGCAACTCATCCCATTCACAGCCACCGCTTGACCACGCCCCCACTGctataatttttaaattacatttaaatatattaaataaaacacatttgcagtgacattttaaaatacagtataatgttTCAAAGACACATGAGTggtataaatattaattagtCACTTCCTGCAACTGTGTGACAAGAAAGATATTGTAAATATGGTCATTTCTTAGTATATGACaggtttaaatgaattaaattgaCTGTAAAGGTTTCCAAgttctgaaaacaaacaaagaagatATGTTTCTGATTCTccactgaaaaataaacaatattgaGCGTAGACTTGGGTAAGGAGCATGCAGCAAAGTCATAGGATTGCTCTTTGCTTATTTGGATGAATTTGAATTTGAGGTTAAATTCGAGGTTAAGAGGAAATGTGATGTAGAACGTGTCTTTCCTCTGGGTTGCACTGACCTTTCAAATGTGACCTCCATGCAAGATTGTTAAAGATCATGGCACAGtttccagcacacacacacaccctgaaacGCCTCGAGACATACTGTTCGGAACCATGCTGAAGGAGACAGCTCACAGCTCGTTAGCTCAGATGAGAATGATGGACAGAGACAGGGTCATAGCCCTGGGACACGCGTGTAATCCGCACTAATTGGCCCAGAAGTGCCAAAGAACGAGAGGAAGGGTAGTGACAGGAAACGTCCTTCTGCACGCTGACACATCTGCAGCATGAAAACGTGCATGTGTGCAGGAATACTGACATTAAAACATTCACTCATACACCATTAATCCACTGATTTACTAATGTTCTGATTACTCACTAGACTGAGCTGAGCTGAGGTGCAAGCAGCAGTTTGAGCTTCGGATTTCGGATCCTTTATAGATGacatttcttctttaaaaaatgcaaatattgtgtctttttatataataataataataataataataataataataataataatagtcgcAAAGAGCGATctgtggggtccaagcaccattCACAAGTAGCACACCATAGTCGCAAAGAGCGATctgtggggtccaagcaccattTTCATATAGCACACCACCCAGTAGTCAGTTCTTGCTAAGTTACATAGAAGAATAAACACACCATAGATAACCACACTTTTCAAGTTTCGTGACTGTAGCCCAGTGTGAAGTGTGAAGAAACAAGGTTCAGGTCTGCCAAAATGAATCCTTCCCTCCCTGACTCCTCCCTCCAGGGGTAGTCCACGCCCACATctgctacaattttttttattgagcaATTTTCAGACAAGTTGCAGCTTAAAGTGGTTTGTAATAACGTAGTGAAATTGAGTTTAACGATTAACAAggttaacaaaaacaaaataaatcataaagtgaataataaaaaaataaataccagAATGAAACATTACTAGAATATTTCAATTTTAACATGTAAAAATGATgaatgacaaaaatataaatacaaacaatGATAAATTGAAACGCAAGTAAAATAAGTTCAAATGAATTTTTTATTCTTAATGTACAAAatttaaaccttttttaaattagGTAACTCTTAAATGTTacttattaattttaaaatgtgttaaaagtGTACAAACCGTGACTGcctaattaattatttttttctaaaataggCCTTTCTAATTTTCCTGCAGGCCAAAACTCACACGTGATGTACTTCTTTATGATTCTTAATATCCTGAACATCTTTccagtgatttttttccccataacatTATCTATGCAGCATTATGTATACACAGAATCTTATCTATATTCTTTCTATGTTCAGGTTCTTCTAAGTCAAACACAGTAAATTAAGGTTATGTTTATCTTGCTTTATTATAAGTCAATAACTCAATAAGTCAGCAATAAACGCTCCACGTACATAAGCAGTGTACAATCATGTCTTATAAGCTGGACCACTGACGAGTTCCAACATCATATATGCTTCTGAAATAAAGATCTCATTACAGCAGTCTCATTATGGAAACACAGAGAATGTTCAAAAATCAGATGACAATAATAATTTTactctatttattattatttatccatAATTAGCGAAGGGCCTTTAGCTTGATTTATCTGTGAGAAATATTCgtgaatttatttcattaaagttACAACTTCCAGTTGACACTAGCACTGTTTTTTATCTGTACATGTATATGTTGATTTTATAGCGCAGGACTGTTACATTCCGGACTCTtatcggtcagaaggtgttggttaactttcaataacagcagctctgacagtagtgcagctgcaactCACaggtttactgtatatttgtgaaaatatcaaTGTTTTTATGAATCGTCATTAATAGTgacataataaaacatttaaaaaattacagatGTTACAAATTTAGACTTTTATCCAGTGCATTTATAACATTTGATTTGGAAAAAGTCTACAAAATGCCAGGTATGAACGAACtgacaaacagaaagagaaaagaaaataacaagTCAGTTACTTTCAAACAGGCATTTCACAATATTgccatgacctttgacctttacactattaaaaaaataaaagtgatttCATGGCTGGTGGACATTTTTCCCAGCTCTGTAGGCATAAGCTATGGATATTCTTCATTCCGCAGATTTTCTGATGTTGCTCCTGCTGTTGTGTTTACTCAGTGTGTACTATAACGTgtgattatttgattattaaacATCCTGCGTTTAAAGGCCGCAGACTCATTTCCGGTCGTATTTGTGTTAAATTCAGAGAGGCTCATGTGCAGGGCCGAGCAGACTGTCTCTGGGTCAAATCAAAGAGCGAAAATTGAATGAGGGACACAAGACAAGAatgaagaaggaggaagagTGAAGCCTGGAGGTGGGAGGGGACACGAGGAGACAAGTGCAAAGTGTGAGGTTGAAgacaagtgagtgagtgagtgagtgagtgagtgagtgagtgagtgagggagagcaATAGATGCAGACAGGATACTGGATGCATAGGATACTGGAGAAATGAACAGACAGTTTGGACTGCAGGACTCACAACACATACTTGCACAATGTGAGtaagttaataataattgtaaattATATTTGAAGTTTGTTGCAATTATTCACTTGTATGGATATTACACCTAAATTTATTGCATTTGAACACATTTGCATATAATCCAGTGAAGGTGACTGAGTAGAAGGATTTTCCAGTAGACTGtggatcgtgtgtgtgtgtgtgtgtgtgtgtgtgtgtgtgtgtgtgtgtgtgtgtgtggtgatctGTTTTATGTccaggagaagagagagagagcgagagcaagagagatagagatacttttgccactcacagatatgtaatattggatagttttcctcaataaataaatgactaagtataatacttttgtcttgtttgtctaattgggttctcttggtctacttttagggctggtgtgaaaatctgatgatgttttaggtatATTTATGCGGATttagcagaaatatagaaatttctaaagggttcacaattgttcaagcaccactgtagttaTAGTTAGtggtgattttttattttatccagcTCATGTATTTTAGATTGATATACACTTGTTCTGTTCTGCTTTGCTCTTTCAGTCTTTATGCCAGAAATTTGATGTCATTGgactaacaacaacaaaaaaaccccaacaaaatgtgtatttgaatgtacatatataaatgtataccTCATATGTATAcctcatgtatgtatgtatacctCACCCTCATATGGTAAAAGTCAGTCTCTCAGTTTGATGACATTCTGCACTACCTGAAGAGATTCGATGGTTACATATGGAAATATTAACAAATTACTAATAACCATAAGTAGTAAATGCATCATGTTAATCAACCCGCATGACCCTTGAGCCCTGGTTACTGTCTTTGTGGTTCTTCAGGTTCTCCAGGTTTCCATTCCagctctcaaaaaaaaaaaaaaaacacgttccGGAGGTGAAAAAGCTTTGATGCTCCTCCATGGATCCCATCACAGTTATGATCTCTGTCTCAGCATGTGACTGAGGAGCACTTAGCATCCTGCTCTTATTACATGCTGGCTTTATAGCTGTCATTTGTACACTTATACTCCCCCTATTCCTCCCACCTCTCAGTTGGTGATCAACATTTTAACCAGGCTACTCATATCTTCACCTAGTGTTTTGGGACTCCAAATCTACAACCTTGGATTAGATCAGTGGTCTAAATCGCCGTATTATTtgtctctcgaagttaatacgacaaaaaaaaaaaaaagcatagctAAAATGGTAATATGGCAAAAATAAACTGCTACAAAAGTGCTGACTCTGGAGACTCATTCGATAAAAACCAGACAATTGCGCATCGTTTTTAATCCATTCATGCGGCGcatcctgtgaatgagctgttactatagaaacgagataaatataagcctgtgatttgcagcACTACTGTCAGTGAGAAcagttatagagaattaatcaacaccttctggccaatcacaatccagaattcaacagcggaTTCTGTGGAGAAATGTCTTATTATATCAACCTGGTATATTTTAATCTtggcttcttttcttttttctttttttttttttactcgaaAGTTCTAGTGAAGGTCACAGTGAAGCTCACCCTCTACCCTCTATCTAGAAGTTTCAaaacattctttttctttttactgcAGCCTTAAACGGTTTCCTCCGTGGAGAAGAAGTCACGAGACGGAAAATAACAtgtagttttatattatattgagATACTGCGACGCAGGAAGCTGCCAGGTTTTATGGGGACCGTAAATAACCGAGCGCCGTCCGCCGACGCAGACGAGGCCTCATTCGAGTGCGAATTTAAAAACAACTGTGTCTCGTGCTGAGACAAATAGTGTGTGTGAAGCGTGTGTAAACTCTGCGGCTGATCTTAAATCTGCAGGCGAGGAAGGACGCTAAAAGCGTAATGCGATTCTGTTCAGGCGAGAGGTCTGAATCGCACGCCATGCAGCTGATGGTAGCAGATGGAGATGAAATTGTTCAGGGATGTTCTCGCAATTAACGTTTAATGCGGTTTCCCCTCTCGTCCACACTGTAATACGATGACATATAAAACGCTGATGTTTTAGGCAATTTCAGAGCTACACCTAACTTGCCATCATTACTTTTACTCACCGTAGCCATTCTGCTGGACTGCaaaaactattggcaccctcgtACCTCATCCATCACTGTAAATGCAGCATCTCTGAGCTGATCATGTTTGGGTGGTgagttggtttgtttgttttctcagtaCAACGCAATTGTGTAAAAAACTCGGACCTACACGAGGTGCCAAATTTCAGACTAACAGTGTGCTGTAATTTGCGATTCATGCCACGTTGATGTAAATGTGCTTGGATGTGATGTTTGTCTAAGCTGGTATCAGTGTATAACTGTCTGAGTGTAATCTGATTGAAGTTCTGATCTCATTACGCTCGCTGTCTCAACATGTGATGGAGTGGCTCTTAGCGGCCTGGTCCTCCTCTGATCCGTCTTAATAGCTGCCATCGTCGTTGTCCTGGTCATATGTCTCCAACTTGTACTGCACCGACATTAAGCCAGCTTGGTCGAGGAAATACGTTAAAATCATTAAGATAATGGTTTGAGGAAACGATCCAAGTTGCAGACTTGGATCAAATGACCTTGAACACAGTTTTCCATTAAAAGTGCAGGGAAATCTTAAAGACATAGCACTTATTCTTCAC
Coding sequences:
- the LOC108276611 gene encoding soluble scavenger receptor cysteine-rich domain-containing protein SSC5D isoform X1, coding for MGRRAADLATPVPVSEVPALVGVRDWRTANGEAGLTCAHQCNVGVQTSPAIRSCQESRAVRKTMPPNGHISVKLDGRKGQKRSALFKHRSLENKVKKGVTFQGVDDDDDDDDDDACKGNKAETHCDIQTIQTNTHRANGRIKGKKEFRFTNGSVVDSEVMDGISNDICEGESSTLQLKTTVHSGKRKVPPCSPPHRFPLRICSKCGGRQNPVAAALFTTTRDSTSPCSAGSESLRSSPAAPPVSGKETGSSLSPPNTETEKYRVMQMNRGPAVTWPPPNPNSNRLLASTQEGEVLKLSEHQSSWRYAGLGLPHIHRDTPVSHTPSAYTHTVAGSAIQETGMRSHPDLCSHKPAPLSHTLTLQESRPTMLTPHSQQYSSLKTDSQSIALKDTDSIPKIKSHTNSNILTHTSHVALTNHANIHPRSSASVHSPIITKEQSLGQSAKPFNTPYPSRDTRVENGLENVQNANSRPSSCLHANPSIKPQSASQIHSYMHPKPTSATDCTKHQPTQTHSLTTDTSSAISLCTALYSKPSIALHCSLPHTDAKPHRILKNQQSNPSHTSNMNVHNSTSLNPGPVTTLSLLTQSNTVTITQAFMEMHTYGMDTPNTDTQSRSLAQSDRAKSAPEKLEDKVCKSSATTLGSAKSPCKEATKTVTATKIGCKFAAETDSESRVQANCELLATSKSQTIHQQSTPQHPACPAAPIKPHEPNALGSLSCQPPRPFHTHPLHPAIKLLIEVTGNKRTDIDSKANPFLLSSSMPSDQIQNTQLHQELETASQTSIVLPVSGPVSNGGYALTHYHPPSLVLLSRSSPESNRSQDLQKRLQRVETNLQANQERVTTLLNIIQDLEMSHALSKGRRCFRTGQDLSDCSTCQETACIIYSVEYDFRQQERRFRDVLEPLDSPVRKIWEGVNMDLLSFFTLLKQNNAPSQTSSHMEPGSKSKVKKKKLCRKIFSWLPRKVQRK
- the LOC108276611 gene encoding soluble scavenger receptor cysteine-rich domain-containing protein SSC5D isoform X2; amino-acid sequence: MGRRAADLATPVPVSEVPALVGVRDWRTANGEAGLTCAHQCNVGVQTSPAIRSCQESRAVRKTMPPNGHISVKLDGRKGQKRSALFKHRSLENKVKKGVTFQGVDDDDDDDDDDACKGNKAETHCDIQTIQTNTHRANGRIKGKKEFRFTNGSVVDSEVMDGISNDICEGESSTLQLKTTVHSGKRKVPPCSPPHRFPLRICSKCGGRQNPVAAALFTTTRDSTSPCSAGSESLRSSPAAPPVSGKETGSSLSPPNTETEKYRVMQMNRGPAVTWPPPNPNSNRLLASTQEGEVLKLSEHQSSWRYAGLGLPHIHRDTPVSHTPSAYTHTVAGSAIQETGMRSHPDLCSHKPAPLSHTLTLQESRPTMLTPHSQQYSSLKTDSQSIALKDTDSIPKIKSHTNSNILTHTSHVALTNHANIHPRSSASVHSPIITKEQSLGQSAKPFNTPYPSRDTRVENGLENVQNANSRPSSCLHANPSIKPQSASQIHSYMHPKPTSATDCTKHQPTQTHSLTTDTSSAISLCTALYSKPSIALHCSLPHTDAKPHRILKNQQSNPSHTSNMNVHNSTSLNPGPVTTLSLLTQSNTVTITQAFMEMHTYGMDTPNTDTQSRSLAQSDRAKSAPEKLEDKVCKSSATTLGSAKSPCKEATKTVTATKIGCKFAAETDSESRVQANCELLATSKSQTIHQQSTPQHPACPAAPIKPHEPNALGSLSCQPPRPFHTHPLHPAIKLLIEVTGNKRTDIDSKANPFLLSSSMPSDQIQNTQLHQELETASQTSIVLPVSGPVSNGGYALTHYHPPSLVLLSRSSPESNRSQDLQKRLQRVETNLQANQERVTTLLNIIQDLEMSHALSKGRRCFRTGQDLSDCSTCQETACIIYRGPVLVPESVLVLGQKHQRDFLRSIQHFNPF